In the genome of Pseudomonas sp. HS6, one region contains:
- the rfbF gene encoding glucose-1-phosphate cytidylyltransferase yields the protein MKAVILAGGLGTRISEESHLKPKPMIEIGGKPILWHIMKQYSAHGIHDFVICLGYKGYAIKDFFANYFLHTSDVTFNMRENRMDVHQNYSEPWSVTLIDTGEETMTGGRLLRAGRYLKDEEAFCFTYGDGVSDLNIRHLVDYHKAHGRLATVTAVQPPGRYGALERQGDQVLGFTEKPRGDGGWINGGFFVLSPKVLPYIAGDETTWEAEPLARLAREEQLKAFEHDGFWQPMDTLRDKNHLEALWQSGEAPWKQWA from the coding sequence ATGAAGGCAGTAATTTTGGCGGGTGGCCTCGGCACGCGCATCAGTGAAGAGTCGCACCTCAAGCCCAAGCCGATGATCGAGATCGGCGGCAAGCCAATTCTCTGGCACATCATGAAGCAGTATTCCGCCCACGGAATCCACGACTTCGTGATCTGCCTCGGCTACAAGGGCTACGCGATCAAGGACTTCTTCGCCAACTACTTCCTGCACACCTCCGACGTCACCTTCAACATGCGCGAGAACCGCATGGACGTGCATCAGAACTACAGCGAGCCGTGGAGCGTCACCCTCATCGACACCGGCGAGGAAACCATGACCGGTGGCCGTCTGTTGCGTGCCGGCCGCTACCTCAAGGATGAAGAGGCGTTTTGCTTCACCTATGGCGACGGCGTTTCCGATCTGAACATTCGTCATCTGGTCGATTACCACAAGGCCCATGGCCGTCTGGCGACCGTGACAGCGGTGCAGCCACCGGGTCGTTACGGGGCGCTGGAGCGCCAGGGCGATCAGGTCCTCGGCTTCACCGAAAAACCCCGTGGCGATGGTGGCTGGATCAATGGCGGCTTTTTCGTACTGTCGCCCAAAGTGTTGCCGTACATCGCGGGCGATGAAACCACTTGGGAAGCCGAGCCATTGGCCCGACTGGCCCGGGAGGAGCAGCTCAAGGCGTTCGAACACGACGGTTTCTGGCAGCCGATGGACACCCTGCGTGACAAAAACCATCTCGAAGCGCTGTGGCAGAGCGGGGAGGCCCCATGGAAGCAATGGGCCTGA
- a CDS encoding diguanylate cyclase has translation MGRTGGKGLSLARRLYTSRTLGLVLGLLCVSVAMYPLDPPVWVWALMLFNGLVWPHLAYQWARRAKVPYHAEHRNLLIDAFLGGFWVAAMHFNPLPSATTISMMAMNNVAIGGLRFLLAGAAAQLLGVGVGLVVFAPAFIPATSPAQLYACLPLLMLYPLALGWICFRQAYTLGVHKRELLALSRTDSLTGLLNHGAWKDQLEVEFQRCKRQQKGAAIALIDIDHFKAINDTYGHVAGDIVLRQLSKMLKQNLRMADVAGRYGGDEFCVILPDLPLFNAAQAMEALRERFSFLVYEQNPALKVSLSIGLAALDPAHGDATRWLNDADEALYEAKASGRNRVICCNDDKPRREVFDSV, from the coding sequence ATGGGAAGAACGGGAGGAAAGGGACTTTCACTGGCCAGGAGGCTTTACACATCGCGAACCCTCGGGTTGGTCCTGGGGCTTTTGTGCGTGAGCGTTGCGATGTACCCGCTCGATCCGCCGGTGTGGGTCTGGGCGCTGATGCTGTTCAACGGCCTGGTCTGGCCGCACCTCGCCTATCAATGGGCCCGTCGGGCCAAGGTTCCGTACCACGCCGAACACCGTAATCTTTTGATCGACGCTTTCCTCGGTGGCTTCTGGGTCGCCGCCATGCATTTCAATCCCTTGCCCAGTGCCACGACCATTTCGATGATGGCGATGAACAATGTCGCCATCGGTGGCCTGCGTTTTCTGCTGGCCGGGGCGGCGGCGCAGTTGCTGGGCGTCGGCGTCGGACTGGTGGTATTCGCGCCGGCCTTCATCCCGGCCACCTCGCCGGCGCAGCTCTATGCCTGCCTGCCGTTGTTGATGTTGTATCCATTGGCGCTGGGCTGGATCTGCTTCCGCCAGGCCTACACGCTCGGCGTGCACAAGCGTGAACTGCTGGCCCTGAGCCGCACCGACAGCCTCACCGGTCTGCTCAATCACGGCGCCTGGAAGGATCAACTGGAAGTCGAATTTCAACGCTGCAAACGCCAGCAGAAAGGCGCGGCGATTGCGCTGATCGACATCGACCACTTCAAGGCGATCAACGACACCTACGGCCATGTGGCGGGCGATATCGTCCTGCGTCAGTTGAGCAAGATGCTCAAGCAGAACCTGCGCATGGCGGATGTGGCGGGGCGCTACGGCGGCGACGAGTTTTGCGTAATCCTGCCGGACTTGCCGCTGTTCAACGCGGCGCAGGCGATGGAAGCCTTGCGTGAGCGCTTCTCCTTTCTGGTGTACGAACAGAACCCGGCGTTGAAAGTCAGCCTGAGCATTGGCCTGGCGGCGCTCGATCCGGCGCACGGCGATGCGACGCGCTGGCTGAATGACGCCGATGAGGCGCTCTACGAGGCCAAGGCCAGCGGGCGCAACCGGGTGATTTGCTGCAACGATGACAAGCCGCGGCGCGAGGTTTTCGATTCGGTTTGA
- a CDS encoding calcium-binding protein, whose amino-acid sequence MDSAQIFHVGVSHQYPPISSLYLWDPAGTVLAANVERLTFIGNGAYTGWGNDSDNIITGGSGNDTLYGGAGADQFIGGTGYDTAGYLDSKVAMTINLKTSVHSGIAAGDTYTGIEAIRGSNFNDIFYGGPNAMGLDGAAGQDLVSYEFADSAVTIDLTSGANTGDAVGDTYTNIEIFQGSNFNDSLLGSRLADVFIGGVGADVIDGREGQDSAWYITSTTAVTINLQTNINQGGDAEGDVLRNIERVVGSHFNDSLTGDAGVNFLEGGLGNDVIYGGDGNDYLYGGLVSQIGPFSLEGLTNGPQADTLFGGNGNDTIFTAGDDHGSRAYGEAGGDVITVVHGMADGGEGNDLLTGTGTGFSLFGGAGDDRLVLQSSGWANGGEGNDIYTISTAALVTIQDDGASRGDKLVLSFIRSTELLADRVGDDLYLHRSGSAPGQAPQEGVRLKDWFAGFDTVEQIQTADGQLIDLPANSDGFALFG is encoded by the coding sequence ATGGATTCAGCGCAAATCTTTCACGTCGGTGTATCTCATCAATATCCCCCAATCAGTTCCCTCTACCTCTGGGATCCGGCCGGCACCGTGCTGGCGGCCAATGTCGAGCGTCTGACCTTTATAGGTAATGGTGCCTACACCGGCTGGGGTAACGACAGCGACAACATCATCACAGGTGGTTCGGGCAACGACACACTGTACGGCGGTGCGGGTGCCGATCAGTTCATCGGTGGTACGGGTTATGACACGGCGGGTTACCTGGATAGCAAAGTGGCGATGACCATTAATCTGAAGACCAGCGTGCATTCCGGGATCGCCGCTGGTGATACCTACACTGGCATCGAGGCGATCCGAGGATCGAACTTCAATGACATCTTTTATGGCGGACCCAATGCCATGGGGCTGGATGGCGCGGCTGGGCAGGATCTTGTCAGTTACGAGTTCGCGGACAGTGCTGTGACCATCGATCTGACTTCGGGCGCCAACACCGGTGATGCGGTTGGCGATACCTATACCAACATTGAGATCTTCCAGGGCAGTAACTTCAATGACTCGTTGCTGGGATCGCGACTGGCTGATGTGTTCATTGGCGGCGTTGGAGCGGATGTCATCGACGGTCGTGAAGGTCAGGACAGTGCCTGGTACATCACCAGCACGACGGCGGTTACCATCAACCTGCAGACCAATATCAATCAGGGAGGAGATGCCGAGGGCGATGTATTAAGGAACATCGAGCGTGTGGTCGGCAGTCACTTCAATGACAGCCTGACGGGTGATGCCGGGGTCAACTTTCTGGAAGGTGGACTGGGCAATGACGTCATCTACGGTGGCGATGGCAACGATTATCTCTATGGTGGTCTGGTATCGCAGATCGGGCCTTTTTCGCTCGAAGGGCTGACCAATGGGCCGCAGGCCGACACATTGTTCGGAGGGAATGGTAACGACACCATCTTCACTGCTGGCGACGATCATGGAAGTCGGGCTTACGGTGAAGCGGGTGGTGATGTCATTACGGTGGTTCATGGCATGGCCGACGGAGGGGAGGGCAATGATTTGTTGACCGGCACGGGGACGGGCTTCTCTTTATTTGGAGGTGCCGGGGACGACAGGCTGGTTCTGCAGTCCAGTGGCTGGGCCAACGGTGGCGAGGGTAACGATATCTACACCATCAGCACGGCGGCGCTGGTGACGATCCAGGATGACGGCGCCAGCCGCGGCGACAAGCTGGTGCTGTCGTTTATCCGCAGTACTGAACTCTTGGCGGATCGCGTCGGTGACGACCTTTATCTGCACCGATCTGGCTCCGCCCCGGGACAAGCCCCGCAGGAAGGTGTACGTCTGAAGGACTGGTTCGCCGGTTTCGATACCGTTGAGCAAATCCAGACTGCTGACGGTCAACTCATCGATCTGCCGGCGAACAGCGATGGCTTCGCCCTGTTCGGTTGA
- the rfbC gene encoding dTDP-4-dehydrorhamnose 3,5-epimerase — MSEFSLKPLPLAGLFSVQHKRFEDQRGHFARLFCEGSLKAFGAEFHIRQINHSCTREKGSVRGLHYQNANAPEAKLITCLRGEVWDVAVDLRPDSETFLHWHAEHLKAGDGRSLLIPAGFAHGFQTLTEDAELLYLHSADYAPEHEGGLSVNDPRLAIAWPLPVNNLSARDSSHPALDQHFAGVRL, encoded by the coding sequence GTGAGCGAGTTTTCCTTGAAACCGTTACCGCTGGCCGGGTTGTTCAGCGTCCAGCACAAGCGCTTCGAAGATCAGCGCGGGCACTTCGCCCGGCTGTTCTGCGAGGGCAGTTTGAAGGCGTTCGGCGCCGAGTTTCACATCCGCCAGATCAATCATTCCTGCACTCGGGAAAAAGGCAGCGTGCGCGGTCTGCATTACCAGAATGCCAATGCGCCGGAAGCCAAACTGATCACCTGCCTGCGCGGTGAAGTGTGGGACGTGGCGGTGGACCTGCGCCCGGATTCCGAAACCTTCCTGCACTGGCACGCCGAGCACCTGAAGGCCGGTGACGGTCGCAGCCTGTTGATTCCGGCCGGTTTCGCCCACGGTTTCCAGACCCTCACCGAAGATGCCGAACTGCTTTACCTGCACAGCGCCGATTACGCGCCGGAGCACGAGGGCGGTCTGTCGGTGAACGATCCACGGCTGGCGATTGCCTGGCCGTTGCCTGTCAATAATTTGTCAGCGCGTGATTCCAGCCATCCCGCGCTCGATCAACACTTTGCTGGAGTGCGTCTATGA
- a CDS encoding cephalosporin hydroxylase family protein — protein sequence MSDNVIKAFEAECQAEVIAQGQDKDLKALAQEFYNQSAKHKYTYHFSWMGRPIIQLPQDMMAMQELIWRIKPDLVIECGIAHGGSIIYYASLLELQGHGEVLGIDRDIRAHNREAIESHPMIKRISMIEGSSLDPAVVEQVRQAAAGKKVIVVLDSNHTHEHVLEELRLYAPLVSVDSYCVVMDTVVEDMPADAFPDRPWGPGDNPKTAVWAYLKENADFEIDQQMQDKLLITVASDGYLRRVR from the coding sequence ATGAGCGATAACGTAATCAAAGCCTTCGAGGCGGAGTGCCAGGCCGAAGTGATTGCCCAAGGCCAGGACAAGGACTTGAAGGCGCTGGCCCAAGAGTTCTACAACCAGTCGGCCAAGCACAAGTACACCTATCACTTCTCGTGGATGGGCCGCCCGATCATTCAGCTGCCGCAAGACATGATGGCGATGCAGGAATTGATCTGGCGGATCAAGCCGGACCTGGTCATCGAGTGTGGCATCGCCCACGGCGGCTCGATCATTTACTACGCCTCGCTGCTGGAATTGCAGGGTCACGGTGAAGTGCTGGGCATCGATCGTGATATCCGTGCGCACAACCGTGAGGCCATCGAAAGCCATCCGATGATCAAGCGTATCAGCATGATCGAAGGTTCCAGTCTCGATCCGGCGGTGGTCGAACAGGTGCGTCAGGCTGCTGCTGGCAAGAAAGTGATCGTAGTACTCGATTCCAACCATACCCACGAGCATGTCCTCGAAGAATTGCGTCTGTACGCACCACTGGTTTCGGTGGACAGCTACTGCGTGGTCATGGACACCGTGGTTGAAGACATGCCGGCCGATGCGTTCCCGGATCGTCCATGGGGGCCGGGTGACAACCCGAAAACAGCTGTTTGGGCCTACCTCAAGGAGAACGCTGATTTCGAGATCGATCAGCAGATGCAAGACAAGCTGCTGATCACCGTCGCGTCGGACGGTTATCTGCGTCGGGTTCGTTAA
- a CDS encoding class I SAM-dependent methyltransferase, whose amino-acid sequence MNCRGCAAPLSLPLIDLGTSPPSNAYVHADRLEQAEQWVPLKVAVCEQCWLVQTEDYTSADSLFDAEYAYFSSFSCTWLAHAERYVAEMVERFGLTADSRVVEVAANDGYLLQYVAGRGIQCLGVEPTRSTAQAAREKGLEIRELFFGRDTAAQLKSEGWAADLMAANNVLAHVPDINDFLGGFATLLKPTGVATFEFPQLLTLMAGAQFDTLYHEHYSYLSLTAVQTLCERNGLEVFDVSQLTTHGGSLRVFVQRKDGERRDVQPAVQQQLQAELDAGVKTTEYYATLAPAAERIKHDLLRFLLQAKADGKRVVGYGAAAKGNTLLNYAGVKPDLLAWVADANPHKQGKCLPGSRIPIVAPAQIDIEKPDYVLVLPWNLLHEVSQQLAQVRQWDGRFVIAVPELSVL is encoded by the coding sequence ATGAACTGCCGTGGGTGCGCCGCACCGCTGAGTCTGCCGCTGATCGACCTCGGCACCTCGCCACCGTCCAACGCCTACGTGCACGCCGATCGGCTGGAGCAGGCCGAACAGTGGGTGCCGCTGAAAGTCGCCGTGTGCGAGCAATGCTGGCTGGTGCAGACCGAGGATTACACCTCTGCCGACAGCCTGTTCGACGCCGAGTACGCCTACTTCAGTTCGTTCTCCTGCACCTGGCTGGCCCACGCCGAGCGTTATGTGGCCGAGATGGTCGAGCGCTTTGGTCTGACCGCTGACAGCCGCGTGGTGGAAGTCGCCGCCAACGACGGTTACCTGCTGCAGTACGTGGCCGGTCGTGGCATCCAGTGCCTGGGCGTCGAGCCGACCCGCAGCACCGCGCAAGCCGCACGGGAAAAAGGCCTGGAGATCCGTGAACTGTTCTTCGGTCGCGACACCGCCGCGCAGCTGAAAAGCGAAGGCTGGGCCGCCGACCTGATGGCCGCCAACAATGTGCTGGCCCACGTGCCGGACATCAATGACTTCCTCGGTGGTTTCGCCACGCTGCTCAAGCCAACCGGTGTCGCTACCTTCGAATTCCCGCAACTGCTGACGCTGATGGCCGGCGCGCAGTTCGACACGCTGTACCACGAACACTATTCCTACCTGTCCCTGACCGCCGTGCAAACGTTGTGCGAGCGCAACGGTCTGGAAGTGTTCGACGTCAGTCAGTTGACCACCCATGGCGGATCGCTGCGGGTGTTCGTGCAGCGCAAGGACGGTGAACGCCGTGACGTTCAGCCTGCCGTGCAACAGCAGTTGCAGGCCGAGCTCGATGCCGGGGTGAAAACCACCGAGTACTACGCAACGCTGGCGCCGGCCGCCGAACGCATCAAGCATGACCTGCTGCGTTTCCTGTTGCAGGCCAAGGCCGACGGCAAACGTGTGGTCGGCTACGGCGCTGCCGCCAAAGGCAACACCTTGCTCAACTACGCCGGGGTCAAACCGGACTTGCTGGCCTGGGTCGCCGATGCCAACCCGCACAAGCAAGGCAAGTGCCTGCCGGGCAGCCGCATTCCGATTGTCGCGCCGGCACAGATCGACATCGAGAAACCGGATTACGTGCTGGTGCTGCCATGGAACCTGTTGCACGAAGTCAGCCAGCAACTGGCTCAAGTGCGTCAGTGGGACGGCCGCTTCGTGATCGCCGTGCCTGAGTTGAGCGTGCTGTGA
- a CDS encoding M20/M25/M40 family metallo-hydrolase, translated as MTFNLPRSLLAAGLGLTLSFAAAGAFAEPHKQVLADAEQYKPEALKLLERLVNIDSGSGDEKGLKAVSEIAIDELKKLGATIELVPNTPEKNNHVLATLKGTGKAKILLMAHMDTVFKEGSAAERPFHIKDGRAYGPGVMDDKGGIVAGIYALKILKNLDFKDYAQITFLLDASEETGSDVATDLIKKTAKLHDVTLNLEPGRPADGLVVWRKGSATALVEVKGKAAHAGVAPELGRNAAMEAAHQILQLGKLGDEAKKTTINFTVLKAGDRTNVIPDQATAKADVRAAVPEEFDRIEKDLARVSQDKLIPEIIVTTSLQRGLPPMPQTAESDRLMAMAQGIYGEIGRKLTEEGSGGAADASLSAGVGTPTLDGFGIVGGNIHTPEEYAEVESVAPRIYLLSRMIMELAKGR; from the coding sequence ATGACGTTCAACTTACCTCGTTCCCTGCTGGCCGCCGGTCTCGGCCTGACCCTCTCTTTCGCAGCCGCTGGCGCCTTCGCCGAACCGCACAAACAGGTGCTGGCCGACGCCGAACAATACAAACCCGAAGCCCTGAAATTGCTCGAACGGCTGGTCAATATCGACTCCGGTTCCGGTGATGAAAAAGGCCTCAAAGCAGTCAGCGAAATTGCCATTGATGAGCTGAAAAAGCTTGGCGCGACTATTGAATTGGTGCCGAACACCCCGGAAAAAAACAACCACGTGCTCGCCACGCTCAAAGGCACCGGCAAGGCAAAAATCCTGCTGATGGCGCACATGGACACGGTATTCAAGGAAGGCTCCGCCGCCGAGCGACCGTTCCACATCAAGGACGGCCGCGCCTACGGGCCGGGGGTGATGGACGACAAGGGCGGAATCGTCGCCGGCATCTATGCGCTGAAAATTCTGAAGAACCTCGACTTCAAGGACTACGCGCAAATCACCTTCCTGCTCGATGCCAGCGAAGAAACCGGTTCGGATGTCGCCACTGACCTGATCAAGAAAACCGCCAAGCTTCACGACGTCACTCTCAACCTCGAACCGGGTCGTCCGGCGGATGGTTTAGTGGTGTGGCGCAAGGGCAGTGCCACTGCACTGGTCGAGGTCAAGGGCAAGGCTGCTCACGCTGGCGTCGCGCCGGAACTGGGGCGCAACGCGGCGATGGAGGCGGCGCACCAGATTCTGCAATTGGGCAAGCTCGGCGACGAGGCCAAGAAAACCACCATCAACTTCACCGTGCTCAAGGCCGGCGACCGTACCAACGTGATCCCGGATCAGGCCACGGCCAAGGCTGACGTGCGGGCGGCGGTGCCGGAAGAGTTCGACCGGATCGAGAAGGATCTGGCGCGGGTGTCGCAGGACAAGTTGATTCCCGAGATCATCGTCACTACCAGCCTGCAACGTGGTTTACCGCCGATGCCGCAGACGGCGGAGTCGGATCGTTTGATGGCGATGGCCCAGGGGATTTACGGTGAGATTGGTCGCAAGCTGACCGAAGAAGGCAGCGGCGGGGCGGCGGATGCCAGTTTGTCGGCTGGGGTGGGAACGCCGACGCTGGACGGGTTCGGGATTGTCGGCGGCAATATTCATACGCCGGAGGAGTACGCGGAAGTGGAGAGCGTGGCGCCGCGGATTTATCTGTTGTCGCGGATGATTATGGAGTTGGCGAAGGGGCGGTGA
- a CDS encoding NAD(P)-dependent oxidoreductase, protein MKVLVTGATGFVGRHLVAALLARGCAVRAVARNVQTAASMPWINDVEFVSADIHAADLDFCALTEGVDALAHLAWPGLPNYRALFHFEHNLMADYRFIKGAVEAGVKQVLVTGTCFEYGMQSGPLSENTEPQPSNPYGLAKHTLHLFLQNLQQEHPFTLQWARLFYLHGEGQNPNSLLAALDRAIDAGDATFNMSAGEQLRDFLPIRTAANHLAAILHQRDFNGAINCASGQAISVRTLVEQRLSERGASIDLNLGHYPYPTHEPMAFWAVVDRLQQLLEAQRTN, encoded by the coding sequence GTGAAGGTTCTGGTCACCGGAGCCACCGGCTTCGTCGGTCGCCATCTGGTCGCGGCGTTGCTGGCCCGTGGCTGTGCGGTGCGGGCGGTCGCGCGCAATGTGCAAACTGCCGCGAGCATGCCGTGGATCAATGACGTCGAGTTCGTAAGTGCAGATATTCATGCGGCGGATCTGGATTTCTGCGCTCTGACCGAGGGCGTCGATGCACTCGCGCATCTGGCGTGGCCGGGATTGCCGAACTATCGGGCGCTGTTCCATTTCGAGCACAACCTGATGGCCGACTACCGCTTCATCAAAGGCGCGGTCGAGGCGGGTGTGAAGCAGGTGCTGGTGACCGGCACCTGCTTCGAATACGGCATGCAGAGTGGTCCGCTCAGCGAAAACACGGAGCCGCAGCCGAGCAATCCCTACGGGTTGGCCAAGCACACGCTGCACCTGTTTTTGCAAAATCTGCAGCAGGAGCATCCGTTCACTTTGCAGTGGGCGCGCCTGTTCTATCTGCATGGCGAAGGGCAGAACCCCAACAGTCTGCTGGCGGCACTGGACCGGGCGATCGATGCCGGCGATGCGACGTTCAACATGTCGGCGGGCGAGCAGTTGCGAGATTTTCTGCCGATCCGGACAGCGGCGAATCACCTCGCCGCGATCCTGCATCAACGCGACTTCAACGGCGCGATCAACTGCGCCAGCGGTCAGGCGATTTCAGTAAGAACTCTGGTCGAGCAACGCCTGAGTGAGCGCGGCGCTTCGATCGATTTGAACCTGGGGCATTACCCCTATCCGACACACGAACCCATGGCCTTCTGGGCGGTGGTCGACCGTTTGCAACAGTTGCTGGAGGCACAGCGAACCAACTGA
- the rfbG gene encoding CDP-glucose 4,6-dehydratase, protein MEAMGLSPEFWRGKRVLVTGHTGFKGSWLTLWLQSLGAQVSGFSLDPSTEPSLFELARVHEGINDQRGDLRDLGALLEIIADTEPDIVLHLAAQPLVREGYRDPLGTYSSNVMGTLNLLEAIRQVGCVRACVLVTTDKVYANKEWLWPYREDEALGGHDPYSSSKACCELLAQSYAASFFPADKYAEHGLALATARAGNVLGGGDFAPERLIPDVLKAWSADEPVTLRYPQAVRPWQHALEPLAGYLQLAAGLYEEGPEYAGAWNFGPGEADMCSVGEVVELLSNRWPQARGLRLEKSDLHEAGLLRLDSSRARQVLGWQPRWSLQQCLTQTLDWHLAWQNGDDMRTVTLGQLNLYRGAL, encoded by the coding sequence ATGGAAGCAATGGGCCTGAGTCCGGAATTCTGGCGCGGCAAGCGGGTTCTGGTCACCGGGCACACCGGTTTCAAGGGCAGCTGGCTGACCCTGTGGCTGCAAAGCCTCGGCGCGCAAGTCAGCGGTTTTTCCCTCGATCCATCGACCGAGCCAAGCCTGTTCGAACTGGCACGAGTACACGAAGGCATCAACGACCAGCGCGGCGATCTGCGTGACCTCGGTGCCTTGCTCGAGATCATTGCCGACACCGAGCCTGATATCGTCCTGCACCTGGCGGCCCAGCCGCTGGTGCGCGAAGGTTATCGCGATCCGCTCGGCACTTATTCCAGCAACGTCATGGGCACCCTCAACCTGCTCGAAGCGATTCGTCAGGTCGGTTGTGTGCGGGCCTGTGTGCTGGTGACCACCGACAAGGTCTACGCCAACAAGGAATGGCTGTGGCCCTACCGCGAGGACGAAGCCCTCGGTGGGCACGACCCTTACAGCAGCAGCAAGGCGTGCTGCGAGTTGCTGGCACAGTCTTATGCCGCGTCGTTCTTCCCGGCCGACAAGTACGCCGAGCACGGTCTGGCCCTGGCCACCGCGCGCGCCGGCAATGTCTTGGGCGGTGGTGATTTCGCCCCTGAACGCCTGATTCCCGATGTACTGAAAGCCTGGTCCGCAGACGAGCCAGTGACCCTGCGTTACCCGCAAGCCGTGCGCCCGTGGCAGCACGCGCTGGAGCCGCTGGCCGGCTACCTGCAACTGGCCGCCGGGCTCTACGAAGAAGGCCCGGAATACGCCGGGGCGTGGAACTTTGGCCCGGGCGAGGCGGACATGTGCAGCGTCGGTGAAGTGGTCGAACTGCTTTCCAACCGCTGGCCTCAGGCCCGTGGCCTGCGCCTCGAAAAGAGTGACCTGCACGAAGCCGGCCTGCTGCGCCTGGACAGCAGCCGCGCCCGTCAGGTGCTGGGCTGGCAACCGCGCTGGTCGCTGCAGCAATGCCTGACCCAGACCCTCGACTGGCATTTGGCGTGGCAGAACGGTGACGACATGCGCACCGTGACCCTCGGCCAACTGAACCTGTACCGGGGCGCGCTGTGA